Proteins found in one Desulfovibrio gilichinskyi genomic segment:
- a CDS encoding NADH-quinone oxidoreductase subunit A, with product MIFTWLQLAIFLFMLGGLLFAGGPLILSKLIAPCAKGGDIGMSYECGMKPHGRAWNQFGISYYVYALLFLAFDVDVLYLFPVAAWYPQAEGMMSFYKVAVFMGVLALAIIYFWRKGVFTWPRKIS from the coding sequence ATGATCTTTACTTGGCTCCAGCTAGCCATTTTCCTCTTCATGCTTGGCGGCTTGCTTTTTGCCGGCGGCCCTTTGATTTTGTCAAAGCTTATTGCTCCGTGCGCAAAAGGCGGCGATATCGGAATGTCGTATGAGTGCGGCATGAAACCTCATGGCCGGGCATGGAATCAGTTCGGAATAAGTTATTATGTCTACGCTTTGCTTTTCTTGGCATTTGACGTTGATGTTTTGTACTTATTCCCGGTAGCAGCTTGGTATCCGCAGGCCGAAGGGATGATGTCCTTCTATAAGGTGGCTGTTTTTATGGGTGTTTTGGCCCTAGCAATAATCTACTTCTGGAGAAAAGGGGTGTTCACATGGCCGAGGAAAATATCCTGA
- the moaC gene encoding cyclic pyranopterin monophosphate synthase MoaC, giving the protein MSEFSHLDADGNAVMVDVSAKKDTIRKAVAKGKVLLNQKTFEMLQKNALPKGDALNTAKIAGIMGAKETHRLIPLCHPLAISYVDVRFNVDDKNHLIEIEAEARTTGKTGIEMEALIAVQIAAATIYDMCKAVQKDVVITDCRLVYKEGGKSGIFKAE; this is encoded by the coding sequence ATGAGTGAATTCTCCCATTTAGACGCTGATGGAAATGCCGTAATGGTAGATGTCTCAGCTAAAAAAGATACTATTCGTAAGGCTGTCGCTAAAGGAAAAGTTCTTCTGAATCAGAAAACTTTTGAAATGTTGCAGAAAAATGCTCTCCCTAAAGGAGATGCTTTGAACACCGCAAAGATTGCCGGAATAATGGGAGCTAAGGAAACTCATAGATTAATCCCGCTATGCCATCCCTTGGCAATCAGTTATGTAGATGTTCGGTTTAATGTTGATGACAAGAATCATCTCATTGAAATTGAGGCTGAAGCTCGAACAACCGGTAAAACCGGAATTGAAATGGAAGCGTTGATAGCTGTTCAAATTGCAGCTGCGACCATTTATGATATGTGCAAAGCTGTTCAAAAGGATGTTGTTATTACTGATTGCCGTCTTGTTTATAAAGAAGGTGGTAAGTCCGGTATTTTTAAAGCCGAGTAA
- the flhB gene encoding flagellar biosynthesis protein FlhB gives MQDDPSKTEKATPKRVDKSREEGSVPKGQEMGKTMTLLAGVIALKFLMDFYYKEFYTLFQWFLTKGIYLELNKNSVYTLFMWCSEKLAIILLPLLLSIAFAAYLTLRLQVGSLWSTKVFEPKFSKMFNLVAGIKRLLFDVKTLVRLAKSLLLATVVGIAPYIVIKQELPNFLPLFHSDAHRLATFMLEVGYKMVSYTMLPMMVIAIVDLLYTRWDYQENLKMTKDEVKDERKQAEGDPQVKMQMKQKMRAILQQRMMSEVPKADVVITNPTHYAIALRYDALQAPAPLVLAKGMNKVAERIKEIARENNVPIRENKPLAQALYKQVEIGDVIPEELYQAVAAILAKLRRFKRK, from the coding sequence ATGCAAGACGATCCAAGTAAAACCGAGAAAGCGACTCCCAAGCGAGTAGACAAATCAAGGGAAGAAGGCAGTGTCCCCAAGGGACAGGAAATGGGAAAAACAATGACTCTGCTGGCCGGAGTCATTGCGCTTAAATTCTTGATGGATTTCTACTACAAAGAATTTTATACCCTTTTTCAATGGTTTTTAACCAAGGGCATTTATTTAGAGTTAAATAAAAATTCAGTCTACACACTGTTTATGTGGTGTTCTGAAAAACTTGCAATAATTTTACTCCCACTGCTGCTCTCAATTGCATTTGCGGCATATCTAACCCTTAGACTTCAGGTTGGTAGTTTGTGGTCTACTAAAGTTTTTGAGCCTAAATTCAGCAAAATGTTTAACTTGGTTGCAGGGATAAAAAGACTTCTTTTTGATGTAAAAACATTAGTCAGACTTGCTAAAAGTCTTTTACTGGCAACAGTTGTTGGAATTGCTCCATATATTGTTATTAAACAGGAACTGCCTAACTTTCTGCCGCTTTTTCACTCCGACGCTCACAGACTTGCTACTTTCATGCTTGAAGTCGGATACAAAATGGTCAGCTATACCATGCTCCCAATGATGGTGATTGCCATTGTCGACCTTTTGTATACCCGCTGGGACTATCAGGAAAACCTCAAAATGACTAAAGATGAAGTCAAGGACGAGCGCAAGCAGGCTGAAGGTGACCCGCAAGTCAAAATGCAGATGAAGCAGAAAATGAGAGCAATCCTTCAGCAGAGAATGATGAGTGAGGTTCCTAAGGCTGACGTAGTTATTACCAACCCTACTCACTACGCGATAGCATTGCGGTACGACGCCCTTCAGGCTCCTGCCCCTTTAGTGCTGGCCAAAGGAATGAACAAGGTAGCTGAAAGAATCAAAGAAATCGCCCGTGAAAACAACGTCCCTATCCGCGAAAACAAACCTTTGGCACAGGCTTTGTATAAACAGGTTGAGATCGGTGACGTAATTCCGGAAGAACTGTATCAGGCTGTGGCTGCTATTCTCGCTAAACTTCGAAGGTTCAAGCGTAAATAA
- a CDS encoding UDP-glucuronic acid decarboxylase family protein, whose translation MSKRQHYTVTGGAGFLGSRLCEKLLEQGHEVLCVDNFYTGQKSNIIKMMDSPYFEMMRHDITFPLYLETDNIFNLACPASPIHYQFDPVQTTKTSVHGAINVLGLAKRVKAKIFQASTSEVYGDPACHPQKEDYWGNVNPIGPRACYDEGKRCAETLFFDYHRQHKLRIKVARIFNTYGPRMAVNDGRVVSNFIVQALKNDPITLYGDGLQTRSFCYIDDLIDAFLKIMDTDDSFTGPVNLGNPREFTIRQLAEIIIEMIGSSSKIVFKPLPENDPCQRSPDITLAQKTIDWTPSTPLEEGLKPTIAYFENILSK comes from the coding sequence ATGAGCAAAAGGCAACACTATACAGTTACAGGCGGAGCCGGATTTCTCGGTTCACGACTCTGCGAAAAACTGCTTGAACAAGGACACGAAGTATTGTGTGTAGATAACTTCTACACAGGGCAAAAATCTAACATCATAAAAATGATGGACAGCCCGTACTTTGAAATGATGCGACATGACATAACCTTCCCCCTTTATCTGGAGACTGATAACATATTTAATCTGGCTTGCCCTGCATCGCCGATTCACTATCAGTTTGACCCTGTTCAAACGACTAAAACATCAGTCCACGGAGCCATCAACGTACTTGGGCTGGCAAAAAGAGTTAAGGCTAAAATTTTTCAGGCATCTACTTCAGAGGTTTACGGAGATCCTGCATGCCATCCTCAAAAAGAAGACTATTGGGGCAATGTAAATCCAATAGGACCAAGAGCCTGTTATGATGAAGGCAAAAGATGCGCGGAAACACTTTTTTTCGATTACCACAGGCAGCACAAATTACGCATTAAAGTTGCAAGAATATTCAATACATACGGCCCGCGTATGGCTGTGAATGACGGGCGTGTCGTTTCAAACTTTATTGTACAGGCTCTAAAAAACGACCCCATCACTCTTTACGGCGACGGGTTACAGACCAGATCTTTTTGTTACATAGATGATCTTATTGATGCCTTTCTTAAAATAATGGATACAGACGATTCTTTCACCGGACCGGTTAATCTCGGAAATCCTCGCGAGTTTACAATCCGCCAACTTGCAGAAATTATAATCGAGATGATCGGATCATCGTCAAAAATAGTATTTAAACCGCTACCGGAAAACGATCCGTGCCAGCGAAGCCCGGACATAACCCTTGCACAAAAAACAATCGACTGGACTCCTTCCACTCCGCTTGAAGAAGGACTTAAACCGACCATCGCTTATTTCGAAAATATTTTAAGCAAATAA
- the fliR gene encoding flagellar biosynthetic protein FliR yields MNIFHFSPSDLMSFYLTFFRVSIVLFMLPFFGANSIPNMVKAALAIVLTIAIWPQISFDGSLMPSNPYNIAIMILGELVLGLTLGIIINVVFSAIQTGGNFIGVHMGLSMVNVLDPMTGVNEAVTAHFLYMCSILVFLSLNGHLYLISGLVDSFKYIPPGQIFINETLVTQIMTISKDIFILAVKVASPIIASIFVVDLALALISKMAPQMNVLMLGFPLKIMVGFYFLSMVFTILSIFIGDFVHTLPAYMLNIIKAASPLDIPPLK; encoded by the coding sequence ATGAATATTTTTCACTTCAGCCCAAGCGATCTTATGAGCTTCTACCTTACCTTCTTCAGGGTAAGTATTGTGCTATTTATGCTGCCTTTCTTCGGAGCCAATTCTATTCCCAATATGGTTAAAGCTGCGCTTGCCATAGTTTTAACAATTGCAATATGGCCTCAAATCTCATTTGATGGATCTCTTATGCCGTCAAATCCATATAATATCGCCATCATGATTTTAGGAGAACTTGTCTTAGGACTGACTCTCGGGATTATTATTAATGTCGTTTTTTCTGCGATACAGACAGGAGGGAACTTCATCGGCGTGCATATGGGATTATCGATGGTCAACGTTTTAGACCCTATGACGGGAGTAAACGAAGCAGTAACTGCCCATTTTTTATATATGTGTTCTATTCTGGTCTTCCTCAGTCTTAACGGTCATTTGTATCTTATTTCAGGACTGGTCGACAGTTTCAAATATATTCCTCCTGGGCAGATTTTTATTAACGAGACCCTTGTCACTCAAATAATGACCATTTCAAAGGATATATTTATCTTAGCCGTAAAGGTGGCTTCACCGATCATCGCCTCAATTTTTGTGGTAGACCTTGCCCTCGCTTTGATCAGTAAGATGGCCCCTCAAATGAACGTGCTGATGCTTGGCTTCCCTTTAAAAATCATGGTAGGATTTTACTTCTTAAGTATGGTATTCACAATTTTATCAATATTTATCGGGGACTTTGTGCACACACTTCCGGCTTACATGCTGAACATCATCAAAGCGGCCAGTCCGCTGGACATTCCTCCTTTAAAATAG
- the dnaJ gene encoding molecular chaperone DnaJ — MSKRDYYEILQVSRDSQEGEIKRAYRKLAFEYHPDRNPGDDEAETKFKEAAEAYEILRDPEKRSRYDRYGHDGVNGGFSGFKSSEDIFGSFGDIFGDIFGFSQGQGGKRMQAGSDLRYNLTVSFRDAAKGTEVELTLPVTDTCEECGGSGSAPGTSPETCAHCGGRGSVVQSQGFFQISVPCPSCNGRGQVITNPCSACRGAGYVRKEKNLNVRIPAGVDNGSRLRLRGEGEAGLNGGPHGDLYVVITVQPDKVFKRQGQDLVLTTEITFVQAALGYKMSIQTLDEPVDMDIPKGTQSGEVFQLRGLGLPYLGSSHKGDLLIEVKVKTPTNLSHKQQELLEQFAALEEEKPMKKVKKLFKKAKDKVMGD; from the coding sequence ATGTCTAAACGCGATTATTATGAAATTCTACAGGTCTCAAGGGATTCTCAGGAAGGTGAAATAAAACGGGCTTATCGCAAGCTTGCTTTTGAATATCACCCTGACCGTAATCCAGGAGATGATGAAGCTGAGACCAAGTTTAAAGAAGCTGCCGAAGCATATGAAATCCTGCGTGATCCCGAAAAAAGAAGTCGTTACGACCGCTACGGGCACGACGGGGTGAATGGTGGGTTTAGTGGGTTTAAATCTTCGGAAGATATCTTCGGTTCATTCGGAGATATTTTCGGAGATATTTTCGGATTCAGTCAGGGGCAGGGCGGTAAACGCATGCAGGCTGGATCAGACCTCAGGTATAATCTCACAGTTTCTTTTCGCGATGCGGCTAAGGGAACCGAAGTTGAGCTGACTCTCCCTGTTACGGATACTTGCGAGGAATGCGGCGGAAGCGGATCTGCTCCCGGCACATCTCCTGAAACTTGTGCTCACTGCGGCGGTAGAGGTTCAGTTGTACAGAGTCAGGGATTTTTCCAGATTTCTGTACCGTGCCCTTCGTGTAACGGTCGTGGACAGGTTATCACTAACCCATGTTCCGCCTGTCGCGGAGCCGGATATGTCCGTAAAGAAAAAAATCTTAATGTTCGTATCCCCGCCGGTGTAGATAACGGGTCAAGGCTTCGTCTGCGCGGTGAAGGTGAAGCCGGCTTGAACGGTGGGCCACACGGTGATTTGTATGTCGTTATCACTGTGCAGCCGGATAAAGTTTTCAAACGTCAGGGACAGGATCTTGTTCTGACCACTGAGATTACTTTTGTTCAGGCCGCATTGGGTTATAAAATGAGTATTCAAACTCTTGACGAACCAGTTGATATGGACATCCCTAAGGGAACGCAAAGCGGTGAAGTCTTTCAGCTTAGAGGGTTAGGTCTTCCTTATTTAGGAAGCTCACATAAAGGTGATCTTCTGATTGAAGTTAAGGTCAAGACTCCAACCAATCTCAGTCATAAGCAGCAAGAACTTCTAGAACAGTTTGCAGCTCTTGAGGAAGAAAAGCCCATGAAAAAAGTAAAAAAACTTTTTAAAAAAGCCAAAGACAAGGTGATGGGTGATTAA
- a CDS encoding diguanylate cyclase domain-containing protein, whose amino-acid sequence MDNPLKILIVDDNVVNLMLLDRLLRNEGAEIFKAVNGEESVELCEKHDFALILLDVQMPGMDGYDTAKAIRRISSCKLIPIIFLTAIYKDPAYARMGYDVGAVDFLTQPIDPPTLRSKVGVFLQLKRQKDLLEREIAQRIKTEKALRIAEEKYRNIFVRAVEGIFRSTVDGKFVEVNPALARILGFDSPEDVLNSGCGCDMFISSGDRFNYIETLKRDKYLNDYEIKVIRKDGTLIWISESSRLFEEDGEFYVEGVIEDVTQRKLCELDLQEKATLDALTGVPNRYLFFDRLEKSIANARRYKERLALLFIDLDHFKSVNDQFGHHAGDILLLNVANRLKSRLRSSDTLARLGGDEFCVLLERPSSRDDVKKVAEEFVESLTDDFNIDGMICNVGASVGISLFPEDGVIAEDLVQKADSAMYKVKEGSFKRFCFFSDEGSYNKL is encoded by the coding sequence ATGGATAATCCCTTAAAAATACTTATTGTTGACGATAATGTCGTCAATTTGATGCTGCTCGACAGGCTTCTCCGCAACGAAGGGGCTGAAATCTTCAAAGCCGTAAACGGGGAAGAGTCGGTTGAGCTGTGTGAAAAGCATGATTTTGCTCTCATACTTTTAGATGTTCAAATGCCAGGCATGGACGGCTACGACACTGCAAAAGCGATTAGAAGGATAAGTTCTTGTAAATTGATTCCAATTATATTTCTGACTGCTATATATAAAGACCCGGCATATGCCCGCATGGGATACGATGTCGGAGCTGTTGATTTCTTAACACAACCGATTGACCCTCCCACTTTGCGCAGTAAGGTCGGTGTTTTTCTCCAGTTAAAGAGGCAGAAGGATCTTCTTGAGCGGGAAATTGCTCAGCGTATTAAAACGGAAAAAGCCCTGCGCATCGCCGAAGAAAAGTATCGTAATATTTTCGTTCGTGCTGTCGAAGGTATTTTCAGGTCTACTGTAGACGGAAAATTTGTAGAAGTTAATCCTGCTCTTGCCAGAATTCTGGGGTTTGATTCACCTGAGGATGTTTTAAATTCTGGTTGCGGATGTGATATGTTTATCAGTTCCGGAGACAGATTTAATTATATCGAAACGCTAAAACGTGATAAGTATTTAAATGATTATGAAATTAAAGTGATCCGCAAAGATGGTACACTTATTTGGATTTCAGAGAGTTCAAGACTTTTTGAAGAAGACGGCGAATTTTATGTTGAAGGAGTAATTGAAGACGTTACTCAGCGAAAGTTATGTGAACTTGATTTACAGGAAAAGGCTACGTTGGATGCTTTGACCGGAGTTCCTAATCGTTATCTTTTTTTTGACAGACTGGAAAAATCAATTGCTAATGCTCGACGATATAAAGAAAGACTTGCATTGCTCTTCATTGATCTTGATCATTTTAAATCTGTGAATGATCAATTCGGTCATCATGCCGGGGATATTCTGCTTTTGAATGTTGCTAACCGGTTGAAATCAAGGCTTAGGTCTTCTGACACATTGGCCAGGCTGGGTGGTGATGAATTTTGCGTTTTGCTTGAACGACCTTCCAGTAGAGATGATGTTAAAAAAGTTGCAGAAGAATTTGTCGAAAGTCTCACCGATGATTTTAATATTGACGGGATGATTTGTAATGTCGGAGCTTCGGTTGGAATAAGTCTTTTTCCCGAAGACGGGGTCATTGCTGAAGATTTAGTGCAGAAAGCGGATTCTGCAATGTATAAGGTTAAAGAAGGTTCTTTTAAGAGATTTTGTTTTTTCAGCGATGAAGGAAGCTATAACAAATTGTAG
- a CDS encoding M23 family metallopeptidase, with amino-acid sequence MLFKKYHIVIFKNPSDNARKFQIRGWLFISIFALIAGLIGGNIMLWKYYENYSGLESNLAHAEKAVQEQKAQLLSLSQKMMNISQDLDRVRNFDSKLRVMINLDQENVQSAAPKGGSTEPDFSNNYLPLYRQELLVRKMHDFLAQLSTEAKLEEVKQQEIIHSMRSRQDALDSTPSIWPVEGWVTSPFGWRSSPFTGKREYHKGLDISCPLGTPIYAPAQGTISFVGLSGGYGRLIKINHGANLSTRYGHLKMATVKKGQVVTRGELIGYAGSTGRSTGPHVHYEVRLGGVPVSPLRYILN; translated from the coding sequence ATGCTATTCAAAAAATACCATATTGTTATATTTAAAAATCCTAGCGACAATGCACGCAAATTCCAAATCAGGGGATGGTTGTTTATATCCATCTTTGCCCTGATAGCCGGACTTATTGGCGGCAACATAATGCTCTGGAAATACTACGAAAATTATTCAGGACTAGAATCTAATCTTGCTCATGCTGAAAAGGCTGTCCAAGAACAAAAAGCACAGCTTCTATCTCTTTCTCAAAAGATGATGAATATTTCTCAAGACCTCGACAGAGTCAGAAATTTTGACTCCAAACTACGGGTAATGATCAATTTGGATCAGGAGAATGTTCAAAGCGCAGCTCCGAAAGGTGGTTCTACTGAACCGGATTTTTCAAATAATTACCTTCCGCTTTACCGACAGGAACTTCTTGTACGTAAAATGCATGATTTTCTGGCCCAGCTCAGCACTGAGGCAAAACTGGAAGAAGTAAAACAACAGGAAATAATCCACTCCATGCGCTCCAGACAGGATGCGCTCGATTCAACTCCATCTATCTGGCCCGTTGAAGGCTGGGTAACCTCCCCATTCGGCTGGCGAAGCTCGCCATTTACGGGCAAAAGAGAATATCACAAAGGTTTAGATATTTCCTGCCCTCTCGGCACACCTATATATGCTCCGGCACAAGGTACAATTTCCTTTGTAGGGCTTAGCGGCGGATATGGACGTTTGATTAAAATAAATCACGGCGCAAATCTTTCGACAAGATACGGCCACCTGAAAATGGCAACAGTGAAAAAAGGTCAAGTCGTTACACGCGGCGAGCTTATCGGTTATGCAGGCAGTACCGGACGCTCAACCGGCCCTCACGTTCACTATGAGGTTAGACTTGGCGGAGTTCCAGTCAGCCCGTTGCGTTATATTTTAAATTAA
- the rpoZ gene encoding DNA-directed RNA polymerase subunit omega: MARITIEDCLAEVGNRFLIVQMAIKRVKQYREGYPPLIESKNKEIVTALREIAAGKVIPEDYHTFSGANPDSE; encoded by the coding sequence ATGGCAAGGATTACAATTGAAGATTGTCTGGCTGAAGTCGGTAACAGATTCCTTATTGTCCAGATGGCCATCAAAAGAGTTAAACAGTACCGTGAAGGATATCCTCCTCTTATTGAATCCAAGAACAAAGAAATTGTAACAGCCTTGAGGGAAATTGCCGCCGGTAAAGTTATCCCTGAAGATTATCACACATTTTCTGGAGCAAACCCGGATAGTGAATAA
- a CDS encoding NADH-quinone oxidoreductase subunit B yields the protein MAEENILTPGGHHIEDGIVRLQLAEDAMDICRSMSLWPMTFGLACCAIEMMACGMARFDMARFGAEVFRPSARQADLMIVAGTVTKKMAPAVVRLYEQMPAPKWVLALGNCAISGGPFKFKNQYGIIEGVDKLIPVDVFVPGCPPRPEALLEGLFEIQKKVSGKRWWPVAESLEKENA from the coding sequence ATGGCCGAGGAAAATATCCTGACACCAGGCGGACACCATATTGAAGATGGTATTGTCCGGCTTCAACTTGCAGAGGATGCAATGGATATATGCAGATCCATGTCCCTCTGGCCCATGACATTCGGGCTTGCCTGCTGCGCTATCGAAATGATGGCTTGCGGTATGGCCAGATTTGATATGGCGCGTTTCGGCGCGGAAGTTTTCCGTCCTTCTGCTCGTCAGGCTGATTTAATGATCGTAGCGGGAACAGTTACAAAAAAAATGGCACCCGCTGTTGTCAGGTTGTACGAACAGATGCCTGCTCCTAAATGGGTTCTGGCTCTTGGCAACTGTGCAATCTCTGGTGGTCCTTTCAAATTTAAAAATCAATACGGTATAATTGAAGGCGTTGATAAACTTATCCCTGTTGATGTTTTCGTTCCGGGGTGTCCGCCTCGTCCGGAAGCTTTGCTCGAAGGATTATTTGAAATCCAGAAAAAGGTATCCGGTAAACGTTGGTGGCCTGTTGCTGAATCTCTTGAAAAGGAGAATGCATAA
- a CDS encoding DUF4340 domain-containing protein encodes MLKRFFIFLALVAIICGVFYFSSPEIPMLRPEPVWPSVSSQQVDKIDVCRSGKDCFSLVRKTGGWDVVQQDWSKYPLADTSKVASLLEVLAQGQALKYIGRMTGNARQQYGLLVPQIRISTGGGQALSMTVGDRSPSDEGAFAVNSLDQNELFVLNNDFVRRCDFPAEYYFNLQLLSGGVNDISSISLGDGGSFLWTLVRQKDQFVFSYPVTLTGQMSSSGEIDLFLHSLMESPAKSLISESEARLGNLLFNIEVVFNDKSVKNVEVFEVEGDGDYYLANSTVQNGFFVLSKEHVDQLNKTAFGMRKRSILSVETGKVGSIRVLQGNQTFVGIKSDKNWESLDERKPLLGIDMSLWRLNELKFEAEPISDLSSSAVKAMELELMNVDGSRLVKVMFFTDPELPSGLCWLSLGDDSGYYQVSNKLLEDLQGQIPLRK; translated from the coding sequence GTGCTGAAAAGATTTTTTATTTTTCTGGCTCTGGTTGCCATCATCTGCGGAGTCTTTTATTTCAGCTCTCCGGAGATTCCAATGTTACGTCCTGAGCCTGTCTGGCCGTCAGTTTCGTCGCAGCAGGTGGATAAGATTGATGTCTGCCGTTCTGGGAAAGACTGCTTTTCACTGGTGCGTAAAACTGGTGGCTGGGATGTTGTTCAGCAGGACTGGAGTAAATATCCCTTAGCGGATACTTCAAAGGTTGCGAGTTTATTAGAAGTCTTAGCTCAGGGACAGGCTTTAAAATATATCGGGCGTATGACGGGAAACGCCAGGCAGCAGTATGGATTGCTTGTTCCGCAAATACGCATATCAACGGGCGGCGGTCAGGCCTTGAGTATGACTGTCGGCGATAGATCTCCTTCTGATGAAGGCGCTTTTGCTGTGAATTCTTTGGATCAAAACGAATTATTCGTTTTAAATAATGATTTTGTCCGTCGTTGTGATTTTCCTGCAGAGTATTATTTCAATCTGCAATTACTCTCCGGCGGTGTTAATGATATTTCTTCTATTTCTCTTGGTGACGGCGGCTCTTTTTTATGGACTCTTGTTCGTCAGAAAGACCAATTCGTTTTTTCTTATCCTGTCACTTTGACAGGTCAAATGTCCAGTTCAGGGGAAATAGATTTATTTTTACACTCTTTAATGGAAAGTCCGGCAAAAAGCCTTATTTCTGAGTCTGAAGCCCGACTTGGTAATCTTCTTTTTAATATTGAAGTTGTTTTTAATGATAAGAGTGTTAAAAATGTTGAAGTTTTTGAAGTGGAAGGCGATGGAGATTATTATCTAGCAAATTCCACTGTTCAAAATGGTTTCTTTGTTCTTAGTAAAGAACATGTAGATCAGTTGAATAAAACAGCATTCGGTATGCGCAAACGTTCCATTCTTTCTGTTGAAACAGGAAAGGTTGGTTCTATTCGTGTTTTGCAAGGTAATCAGACTTTTGTCGGGATTAAATCTGATAAAAACTGGGAAAGCCTTGATGAAAGAAAACCGTTGCTGGGTATTGACATGTCTTTATGGCGACTTAATGAATTAAAATTCGAGGCGGAACCGATTAGTGATCTTTCAAGTTCAGCTGTAAAAGCAATGGAACTTGAACTCATGAATGTGGATGGCAGCAGGCTTGTAAAAGTTATGTTTTTTACTGACCCTGAACTTCCGTCAGGGCTATGTTGGCTTTCACTTGGTGATGACAGCGGATACTATCAGGTATCCAACAAATTGCTTGAAGATTTGCAAGGTCAGATTCCTCTCAGAAAATAG
- a CDS encoding tRNA lysidine(34) synthetase, whose protein sequence is MPKWGKLSYAQKKTVSTVGMLMQKTEMVHDGARIGVAVSGGVDSFVLIKTMLIRQAIIPINIELMVLHVNPGFDPDSHHPLTDWCIENGVPSHIELTNYGPSAHGPENRSKSACFFCSRLRRKRLFELCDQYSLTHLAIGHTADDLVTTFHMNMEQNGRIQGLSANESFFKGKLHMIRPALMLEKKFIKAAARQWELPIWKNNCPSNDATKRSYIYERLQEEWNKNPVTRNNTFNALRRWQLDLNMKKQ, encoded by the coding sequence ATGCCCAAATGGGGAAAATTAAGCTATGCACAAAAAAAGACGGTTTCTACCGTGGGCATGCTTATGCAAAAAACTGAAATGGTTCACGACGGAGCTCGCATCGGAGTTGCAGTTTCAGGAGGAGTTGACAGTTTTGTACTGATCAAAACCATGCTTATCAGGCAGGCCATTATACCTATAAATATAGAACTGATGGTTCTTCATGTTAACCCCGGTTTTGATCCAGACAGCCACCATCCGCTCACCGACTGGTGTATTGAAAACGGAGTTCCCTCACATATAGAACTCACAAATTATGGACCGAGCGCTCATGGTCCGGAAAACAGAAGCAAATCGGCCTGTTTTTTTTGCAGCAGACTGCGGCGCAAAAGACTGTTTGAGTTATGTGATCAGTACAGCTTAACGCATCTGGCGATTGGGCATACTGCAGATGATCTTGTTACTACATTTCATATGAACATGGAACAAAATGGAAGAATTCAAGGCCTTTCAGCGAATGAATCTTTCTTTAAAGGCAAGCTCCATATGATCCGCCCGGCTCTTATGCTCGAAAAAAAATTCATTAAAGCGGCAGCCCGTCAATGGGAATTACCCATCTGGAAAAACAACTGCCCATCCAACGATGCAACCAAACGAAGCTATATTTATGAACGTCTCCAAGAAGAGTGGAATAAGAATCCTGTCACTAGAAACAACACTTTCAACGCCTTAAGGCGTTGGCAACTTGACTTAAACATGAAAAAGCAATAA